Proteins found in one Lysinibacillus fusiformis genomic segment:
- a CDS encoding methyl-accepting chemotaxis protein has product MENKIRYDTRKVHRVNLAIISILAILICGPMILSKGIHFLFIGLAVIALAVCNYFLPIKTYVKGFIFGLIPSSVVFTLFLLDSFSLNKHYILLCTVAIIALYFKKELIVFFGILTNLSFFILYMVNSSSLLGPFDDTIVFVTLLAIMNGVIIAFYLLAKWGNELIQHAEIQQNEVQASFNQLQNTFQEIEKSSQALDKHVTQFQQTMQRISGSSKQILVATEDISASIQQEASSLQMIHGTMGDSVHFVNKTLTISKDTVAKSTELQTEVSAGWDKMQDAMTQMSVMSHAMSSTAETVNELQHSLQTVDSLLKGITHIAEQTNLLALNAAIEAARAGEHGKGFAIVADEVRKLAEESAAITVSITNVTKTLFEKSTEAHQRSDDGEKALQHGEQLLQDVSHFFNSLKDSFSETNTDLTRGMHELSSAISQFEVIQMQIEKLNHMTEQNAASTGDILHSVEDENQLLVSMTDTTNHIQALSNTLKSLVMAKV; this is encoded by the coding sequence ATGGAGAATAAAATTCGTTATGATACACGAAAAGTCCATCGTGTAAATTTGGCTATTATTTCAATTTTGGCCATTCTAATATGCGGACCTATGATTCTATCGAAGGGCATACATTTTTTATTTATTGGGCTAGCTGTCATTGCCTTGGCGGTGTGTAATTATTTTTTACCTATAAAAACGTATGTCAAAGGCTTTATTTTTGGCCTCATTCCATCAAGTGTTGTATTTACCTTATTTTTGCTTGATAGCTTTTCGTTAAATAAACATTATATTTTACTATGCACAGTGGCGATTATTGCACTGTATTTTAAAAAGGAATTGATCGTCTTCTTTGGCATTCTAACAAATCTTAGTTTTTTCATTTTATATATGGTTAACTCGTCATCATTGTTGGGGCCATTTGATGACACCATTGTCTTTGTGACACTTCTGGCGATTATGAATGGGGTCATTATTGCCTTTTATTTGCTGGCAAAATGGGGGAATGAACTGATTCAACATGCAGAAATCCAGCAAAATGAAGTACAAGCATCCTTCAATCAACTACAAAATACATTTCAAGAAATTGAAAAGAGCAGTCAGGCATTGGACAAACATGTCACGCAATTCCAACAAACCATGCAAAGGATTTCTGGCTCTAGTAAGCAAATTTTAGTAGCCACAGAGGATATTTCTGCAAGTATTCAGCAGGAGGCATCCAGTTTACAAATGATTCATGGCACAATGGGCGACTCTGTACATTTCGTCAATAAAACATTGACGATTTCGAAGGATACGGTCGCAAAATCTACGGAGCTACAAACAGAAGTATCGGCAGGATGGGATAAAATGCAGGATGCAATGACTCAAATGAGCGTCATGAGTCATGCGATGAGCTCTACTGCGGAAACTGTCAACGAGCTGCAACACAGCCTGCAAACGGTGGATAGCCTATTAAAGGGAATTACTCATATTGCAGAACAAACCAATTTATTGGCATTAAATGCGGCGATAGAAGCGGCTAGAGCAGGGGAACATGGTAAAGGATTTGCCATTGTAGCTGATGAGGTGCGTAAGCTAGCAGAGGAAAGTGCCGCTATTACAGTCAGCATTACTAATGTGACGAAAACTTTGTTTGAAAAATCAACAGAGGCTCATCAACGTTCAGATGACGGTGAAAAGGCGCTACAGCACGGAGAACAGCTTTTACAGGATGTCAGTCATTTCTTTAATAGTTTAAAAGATTCTTTTTCAGAAACGAATACAGATTTAACGAGGGGAATGCATGAATTAAGCAGTGCCATCTCACAATTTGAGGTGATCCAAATGCAAATTGAAAAACTGAATCACATGACTGAGCAAAATGCAGCTTCTACGGGTGATATTCTACATTCAGTGGAGGACGAAAATCAGCTTCTAGTAAGCATGACAGATACGACGAACCATATTCAGGCTTTAAGCAATACGTTAAAGTCATTAGTAATGGCAAAGGTATAA
- a CDS encoding MBL fold metallo-hydrolase has protein sequence MTSVQQIAPNFYCIDTHDLGREQRTSSYLLIDEKIALIETSASPSVPYIMEGLQELNIALEDIDYVIVTHIHLDHAGGAGLFLQSCPNAKLVVHPRGAAHMIDPSRLIFSAKSVYGAEFDKLFDPIVPIDAARIIEISHEQRLQLGQHHLTFYHTEGHAKHHVSMLYSATNGLFVGDTTGVRYPEMDGEAIDLIIPSTSPNQYNPETMEQSLQLYEKLQANELYFGHYGAYQNPAEAYRQVRYWTPFFLEEGRKAQAASSQFQEQVHYLDARLKELLFSYLQENGIPSDHPVYQTIPFDTIVSAMGILDYLEKLNAQVPH, from the coding sequence TTGACCAGCGTCCAACAAATCGCACCAAATTTCTACTGTATTGATACACATGATTTAGGTCGAGAGCAGCGAACAAGCTCCTATCTATTAATTGATGAAAAGATAGCCTTAATCGAAACTTCTGCCAGTCCTTCCGTACCTTATATTATGGAAGGGCTACAGGAATTAAATATTGCATTAGAGGATATAGACTATGTCATCGTGACACATATCCATTTAGATCATGCAGGCGGAGCAGGGTTATTTTTGCAAAGCTGCCCTAATGCTAAATTAGTGGTTCATCCACGAGGTGCAGCCCATATGATTGATCCAAGTCGTCTTATCTTCAGTGCAAAAAGTGTTTATGGCGCTGAATTTGACAAACTCTTTGATCCGATTGTACCCATTGACGCTGCGCGAATTATTGAAATTAGTCATGAACAACGTCTTCAATTAGGACAACATCATTTAACGTTTTATCATACAGAAGGCCATGCTAAACATCATGTTTCAATGCTTTATTCCGCTACAAATGGTTTATTTGTAGGAGATACGACAGGTGTTCGCTACCCTGAAATGGATGGAGAAGCGATCGATTTAATCATTCCGTCGACCTCTCCAAATCAGTACAATCCTGAAACCATGGAACAATCCCTGCAATTGTATGAAAAGCTACAAGCAAATGAGTTATATTTCGGTCACTATGGTGCCTATCAAAATCCAGCAGAAGCCTATCGTCAGGTGCGCTATTGGACACCGTTCTTTCTAGAAGAAGGTAGAAAAGCGCAAGCAGCATCAAGTCAATTCCAGGAACAAGTTCACTACCTAGATGCTCGCTTAAAGGAACTTTTATTCAGCTATTTACAGGAAAACGGCATTCCGTCCGATCATCCTGTCTATCAAACCATTCCATTTGATACCATTGTGTCAGCAATGGGGATACTGGATTACTTAGAAAAACTAAATGCTCAGGTTCCACACTAA